In a genomic window of Sarcophilus harrisii chromosome 4, mSarHar1.11, whole genome shotgun sequence:
- the IL20 gene encoding interleukin-20 — MRDSFISLYLFLTVFSLFVLPSLGLKRLHLGSCVLSMNFQEIRNEFSEIRGFVQAEDEHWDNRILKNSEALQDIKPTERCCFFRHLLRFYLDKVFKNYQPSSPHIRRKVSSIANSFLGIKKELRLCHDQMTCHCGEEAKEKYMQILSHFEELDDQKAVIKALGELDILLRWIERTK; from the exons ATGAGAGACTCTTTTATCTCCCTATATCTTTTTTTGACCGTGTTTTCACTATTTGTGTTGCCTTCTTTGGGACTAAAAAGACTCCACTTGGGAAGCTGTGTACTGTCCATGAACTTTCAGGAAATAAGGAATGAATTTTCGGAGATCAGAGGCTTTGTG CAAGCTGAAGATGAACATTGGGACAACAGAATCTTGAAGAATTCAGAGGCTTTGCAAGATATAAAG ccCACAGAGAGATGCTGTTTTTTCCGCCATTTATTGAGGTTTTACCTAGACAAGGTGTTCAAAAACTACCAGCCATCCAGTCCTCACATTCGCCGGAAGGTCAGCAGCATCGCCAACTCCTttcttggaatcaagaaggaGCTTCGGCTCTGT CATGACCAAATGACATGCCACTGTGGGGAGGAAGCAAAGGAGAAATACATGCAAATTCTGAGTCACTTTGAGGAG CTAGATGATCAGAAGGCTGTGATCAAGGCCCTGGGAGAGCTGGACATCCTCCTGAGATGGATAGAAAGGactaaataa